One Miscanthus floridulus cultivar M001 chromosome 11, ASM1932011v1, whole genome shotgun sequence DNA window includes the following coding sequences:
- the LOC136490778 gene encoding beta-glucosidase 12-like, giving the protein MVPHHIHMAPKGGSSTSSAAMLARLLPLLLLAAASNAYGGAGQPPISRRSFPEGFIFGTASAAYQYEGGAMEGGRGPSIWDTFTHQHPDKIADRSNGDVAVDSYHLYKEDVHIMKGMGMDAYRFSISWSRILPNGSLSGGVNREGIRYYNNLIDELLLKGIQPFVTLFHWDSPQALEDKYGGFLSPNIINDYKDYAEVCFKEFGDRVKHWITFNEPWTFCSNGYASGTFAPGRCSPWEQGKCSAGDSGTEPYTVCHHQILAHAETVRLYKEKYQVEQKGNIGITLVSHWFVPFSRSKSNDDAARRAVDFMLGWFMDPLTRGEYPLSMRALVGNRLPQFTKEQSELVKGAFDFIGLNYYTTNYADNLPQSNGLNVSYSTDARANLTGFRNGVPIGPQAASSWLFIYPRGFRELLLYVKENYGNPTVYITENGVDEANNKNLSLEEALKDDTRIEFYHAHLLALQSAIRDGANVKGYFAWSLLDNFEWVNGYTVRFGINFVDYNDGLKRYPKSSAHWFTKFLKK; this is encoded by the exons ATGGTGCCACACCACATCCACATGGCTCCCAAAGGAGGTAGCAGCACTAGCAGTGCTGCGATGCTTGCTCGTCTtctcccgctcctcctcctcgctgcTGCTTCCAACGCTTACGGTGGCGCTGGGCAGCCGCCGATCAGCAGGAGGAGCTTCCCTGAGGGGTTCATCTTCGGGACGGCCTCGGCGGCCTATCAG TACGAGGGTGGTGCGATGGAGGGGGGCAGAGGGCCCAGCATCTGGGACACCTTCACTCATCAGCACCCAG ATAAAATTGCTGACAGAAGCAATGGGGATGTGGCAGTGGATTCCTACCATCTCTACAAG GAAGATGTGCACATCATGAAGGGTATGGGGATGGATGCCTACAGGTTTTCAATCTCCTGGAGTAGAATTCTTCCAA ATGGAAGTCTGAGCGGTGGAGTAAACAGAGAAGGCATCAGATACTACAATAACTTGATCGATGAGCTTTTGTTGAAAG GGATACAGCCATTTGTGACCCTTTTTCACTGGGATTCACCTCAGGCGTTGGAAGATAAATATGGAGGATTTCTTAGTCCTAACATTAT AAACGACTACAAGGACTATGCTGAGGTTTGCTTCAAAGAATTTGGTGACCGAGTGAAACACTGGATCACGTTCAATGAGCCCTGGACCTTCTGCTCAAATGGGTATGCGTCTGGCACGTTTGCGCCGGGCCGGTGCTCACCATGGGAGCAGGGAAAGTGCAGCGCTGGGGATTCAGGAACAGAACCCTACACTGTCTGTCATCATCAGATACTCGCCCATGCAGAAACAGTCCGGTTGTACAAGGAAAAATATCAG GTGGAGCAAAAAGGAAATATTGGAATAACTCTAGTCTCACACTGGTTTGTGCCCTTTTCCCGTTCCAAATCAAACGATGATGCAGCGAGGCGTGCCGTCGACTTCATGCTTGGATG GTTCATGGACCCCCTTACTAGAGGAGAGTACCCGCTAAGCATGAGAGCATTGGTTGGAAACCGCTTGCCACAGTTCACAAAGGAACAGTCTGAGTTGGTCAAGGGTGCATTCGACTTCATTGGGCTAAACTACTACACTACAAACTACGCTGACAACCTTCCTCAATCAAACGGCCTCAACGTTAGCTATAGCACTGATGCCCGTGCTAATCTTACCG GTTTTCGAAATGGTGTCCCTATTGGTCCTCAG GCTGCTTCATCTTGGCTGTTCATATACCCTCGAGGCTTCCGTGAATTGCTGCTTTATGTTAAGGAAAACTATGGCAATCCTACCGTCTATATCACTGAAAATG GCGTGGACGAAGCCAACAACAAGAACCTCTCACTCGAGGAAGCTCTGAAGGACGACACCAGGATAGAGTTTTACCACGCCCACCTTCTTGCCCTGCAAAGTGCCATAAG GGACGGCGCCAACGTGAAGGGCTACTTCGCATGGTCGCTCCTTGACAACTTCGAGTGGGTGAACGGCTACACTGTCCGGTTCGGGATAAACTTCGTGGACTACAACGACGGGCTGAAGCGGTACCCCAAGAGCTCTGCACACTGGTTCACGAAGTTCCTCAAGAAATAA